The DNA region CGCTCGACCCGCCTCCTCGAACCCCGGCAGATCCCCGGCCAGATCCCACATCATCCGGTGCGCAGCGTCGATCGCACGCTCTCGAGCTCGCTCACTCGCACGCGCTTTCATGTCGGCGTCGACCAGCCTGCGCAGCGTGGCCGACGCGCTGCTACGCTGCTCGCGCAGCCATTTCCAGTGCTTTGGCAGCAACGACACCTCGCCCGATATCACACCCAAGCGGGGTCTCCCGGGCCCACGCTTGCCGGGGCCAGACAGCTCCTCGACCGCAGCTCCTTCGGCTCGCTTCTCGACAGCCAGCCGGTCCAGGACATCCTTGATGGAGCCCCGTAGGTCGAGCTCGAGCAAGCTCGCGCCTTCCTCTTCATAAACGCAGATTCTGGCGCCGGCGTCCTCGTCGTGGCTGCGTTTGGCGGC from Pseudomonadota bacterium includes:
- a CDS encoding DUF2239 family protein — its product is MSNQAQERVFVGFVGHELLARGGLADVVRAAKRSHDEDAGARICVYEEEGASLLELDLRGSIKDVLDRLAVEKRAEGAAVEELSGPGKRGPGRPRLGVISGEVSLLPKHWKWLREQRSSASATLRRLVDADMKARASERARERAIDAAHRMMWDLAGDLPGFEEAGRALFAQDFSAFRRLIEGWPEAIQGQMHRFIDRVQVSEPPPASVNPRRAGTVRP